From a region of the Sulfitobacter noctilucicola genome:
- the grxD gene encoding Grx4 family monothiol glutaredoxin, with the protein MSDANTQIQETITKSDVVLFMKGTKEMPQCGFSSRVAGVLNYMGVDYSDVNVLADEEIRQGIKDFSDWPTIPQLYVKGEFVGGCDIITEMTLSGELDTLFEQNGVTYDKDAADKIREANG; encoded by the coding sequence ATGAGTGACGCGAATACACAGATCCAAGAGACCATCACCAAGAGCGATGTTGTGTTGTTTATGAAAGGCACCAAAGAGATGCCGCAGTGTGGCTTCTCCAGCCGCGTGGCCGGCGTGCTGAATTATATGGGCGTCGATTATTCCGACGTGAACGTGCTGGCCGACGAAGAAATCCGTCAGGGCATCAAGGATTTCTCCGACTGGCCCACCATTCCGCAGCTTTACGTCAAAGGCGAATTTGTCGGCGGTTGCGATATCATCACGGAAATGACCCTGTCGGGTGAACTGGATACATTGTTCGAACAGAACGGCGTGACATACGACAAAGACGCCGCGGACAAGATCCGCGAAGCCAACGGCTGA
- a CDS encoding BolA/IbaG family iron-sulfur metabolism protein, whose amino-acid sequence MPMQAHEIEELIRASFPDAQIEVQGNDGVHMAAMVADASFKGMNRVQQQRAVYAALKGKMDGPNGALHALALTTKVPE is encoded by the coding sequence ATGCCGATGCAAGCCCACGAAATCGAAGAGTTGATCCGCGCGTCCTTTCCCGATGCCCAGATCGAAGTGCAAGGCAATGACGGCGTCCATATGGCCGCAATGGTTGCTGATGCCTCGTTCAAAGGAATGAACCGCGTCCAACAGCAGCGCGCGGTCTATGCTGCGCTCAAGGGCAAAATGGACGGCCCCAACGGCGCACTGCACGCGCTGGCCCTGACCACCAAAGTACCGGAGTAG
- a CDS encoding cell division protein ZapA produces the protein MPEIRITIGGRQFEVACQEGEESYLHSAAKMLDDEAQVLSDQVGRMPEGRMLLMAGLLLADKTASVEDRIAEVRAELAEREAELAGLRNATVEPERIEVPVVPQQVSDTLAELAAQAEALAAAVEEKAG, from the coding sequence ATGCCAGAGATCAGGATCACAATCGGCGGCCGTCAGTTTGAAGTGGCCTGTCAGGAGGGCGAAGAAAGCTATCTGCACTCTGCCGCCAAGATGCTGGATGACGAGGCGCAGGTGCTGTCCGATCAGGTCGGCCGTATGCCCGAAGGCCGGATGCTTTTGATGGCGGGCCTTTTGCTGGCAGACAAAACCGCCAGTGTAGAGGACCGCATCGCAGAAGTGCGTGCAGAACTTGCAGAGCGTGAAGCGGAGCTTGCCGGTCTGCGCAATGCCACCGTAGAACCCGAACGCATCGAGGTGCCAGTGGTGCCACAGCAAGTCAGTGACACGCTGGCCGAGCTGGCAGCACAGGCCGAAGCGCTCGCCGCGGCGGTCGAAGAAAAAGCGGGTTAG
- a CDS encoding OmpA family protein translates to MKTLLKSSTAIGVSIAMALPTYATAQDFDSCAMDGDQILFPCLADNEIIRSADELNALIEAAGGPLQTEETGAAEDVLVTPTDEAAAQAEADAAAAAQAEADAAAAAQAETDAAAAAQAEADAAAAAQAEADAAAAAQAEADTAAQAEAEAAAAAQAQADADAEARAEMEANAAAAAEAEAARLAAEEVQAEADRAALREARAAERQAELDAAAAAAAAAAEGQGNGEVVTEEVTENEVRSSDQEFETAVTGTQEAAENNDDDGLSKFEKALLLGLGAVVVGSVLKNGDKVLSRSGDRVVVEDPNGDLRVLKDDDALLRRPGDQVETETFADGSSRSIVNKPDGSRVVTVRGRDGTVLRRVNIAADGTEYVLFDDLVEEERVVVNELPQVVSQSNATVGTQDENALRAALEAEMNAGTDRRFSLRQVRDIKQVRALAPELELDAVRFATGSAAIRPEQARSLAQIGRTLSDLVRQNPRTVILVEGHTDAVGSASYNLALSDRRAETVALALTEYFDVPPENMVTQGYGESALKVLTLSDEAANRRAVVRNITSLLR, encoded by the coding sequence ATGAAGACCCTTTTGAAATCTAGCACGGCCATCGGCGTGAGCATTGCAATGGCGTTACCGACATATGCGACGGCGCAGGACTTTGACAGCTGCGCAATGGACGGGGATCAGATTTTGTTTCCATGTCTGGCCGATAACGAAATCATCCGAAGTGCGGATGAGTTGAATGCTTTGATCGAGGCCGCGGGCGGTCCGCTGCAAACAGAGGAAACCGGCGCGGCAGAGGATGTGCTCGTCACGCCAACAGACGAAGCTGCCGCGCAAGCCGAGGCGGATGCTGCTGCGGCGGCACAGGCTGAGGCGGATGCTGCAGCGGCGGCGCAAGCTGAGACGGATGCAGCTGCGGCGGCACAGGCTGAGGCGGATGCTGCAGCGGCGGCGCAGGCTGAAGCGGATGCTGCAGCAGCGGCGCAAGCCGAAGCGGATACAGCCGCGCAGGCTGAGGCTGAAGCGGCGGCGGCAGCCCAAGCGCAGGCTGACGCAGACGCCGAAGCGCGCGCAGAAATGGAAGCAAACGCAGCGGCTGCTGCAGAGGCCGAAGCCGCGCGACTGGCCGCTGAAGAAGTTCAGGCAGAGGCCGACCGCGCTGCCTTGCGCGAAGCACGCGCTGCCGAGCGGCAGGCCGAACTTGACGCCGCCGCTGCTGCGGCCGCTGCTGCCGCTGAAGGGCAGGGAAATGGCGAAGTCGTGACCGAAGAGGTGACAGAAAACGAGGTTCGCTCGTCCGATCAGGAATTCGAGACAGCGGTTACTGGCACGCAGGAGGCTGCTGAGAACAATGACGACGACGGTCTGAGCAAGTTTGAGAAAGCTTTGCTGCTGGGTCTTGGTGCTGTTGTGGTCGGATCGGTACTCAAGAACGGCGACAAAGTACTGAGCCGTTCCGGCGACCGAGTTGTGGTCGAGGACCCCAACGGGGACCTGCGTGTACTTAAGGATGATGATGCATTGCTGCGTCGTCCGGGCGATCAGGTAGAGACAGAAACCTTTGCAGATGGGTCTTCGCGGTCAATCGTGAACAAGCCTGACGGATCACGTGTTGTGACGGTCCGGGGGCGCGATGGTACGGTGCTGCGCCGCGTGAACATTGCCGCAGACGGGACCGAGTACGTTTTGTTCGATGATCTCGTTGAAGAAGAGCGTGTCGTTGTGAACGAGCTGCCGCAGGTTGTCTCGCAAAGCAATGCGACCGTCGGGACACAAGACGAGAACGCGCTGCGGGCCGCACTCGAAGCAGAGATGAATGCAGGGACGGATCGCCGTTTCTCGCTCCGTCAAGTGCGTGATATCAAGCAAGTCCGCGCATTGGCACCGGAGCTGGAACTCGACGCTGTGCGTTTTGCGACCGGTTCCGCTGCGATCCGCCCAGAGCAAGCGCGAAGCCTTGCCCAAATCGGCCGCACGTTAAGTGATCTTGTGCGTCAAAATCCGCGCACTGTTATTCTGGTAGAAGGGCACACAGATGCGGTAGGCAGCGCCAGTTACAATCTCGCGCTTTCAGACCGGCGTGCTGAAACAGTGGCTTTGGCGTTGACCGAATACTTCGATGTGCCACCAGAAAATATGGTCACACAAGGGTATGGTGAAAGTGCGCTGAAGGTTCTGACGCTTTCTGACGAAGCCGCCAACCGGCGCGCAGTTGTCCGAAATATTACAAGTCTCCTGCGCTGA
- a CDS encoding cyclic nucleotide-binding domain-containing protein: MTFMFEYFSGAASFVHLAVLCYMLGLLTRKELLLRGFLFLGSLFYILYYYYIAESPLWEAIAASTLIAASNLPVIYRIFRERSTFGMTDEMLTLYQSFPNFNPGQFRQMMAQAEIVEAHDDVTLLEQGMPPSHLYLTNTNGFVLERDHLQSDLGPGNFLGEISFLLGGGATATVKARAGASYVAWDLGQLQSMMANSSSMANAISVLLNKDIARKLAVSFPSKPFALPPTVT; the protein is encoded by the coding sequence ATGACATTTATGTTTGAGTACTTTTCGGGTGCTGCAAGCTTTGTGCATCTCGCGGTGCTTTGCTACATGCTGGGTCTGCTTACCCGCAAAGAACTGCTTTTGCGCGGCTTTCTCTTCCTCGGCAGTTTATTCTACATCTTGTATTACTATTATATCGCCGAAAGCCCCCTGTGGGAGGCAATTGCAGCCAGCACCCTGATTGCGGCGTCCAACCTGCCCGTCATCTACCGTATCTTCCGCGAACGTTCGACTTTCGGCATGACGGACGAGATGCTGACCCTGTACCAGTCATTTCCTAACTTTAATCCCGGCCAGTTTCGCCAGATGATGGCGCAGGCCGAGATCGTTGAAGCACATGATGATGTTACGCTTCTCGAACAAGGTATGCCGCCATCGCACCTGTACCTGACCAATACGAACGGGTTCGTGCTGGAACGCGATCACCTGCAAAGCGATCTGGGTCCTGGCAACTTTTTGGGAGAAATCTCTTTCCTGCTTGGGGGCGGTGCCACGGCGACCGTCAAGGCGCGCGCTGGTGCGAGCTATGTCGCCTGGGATCTGGGGCAGTTGCAGTCCATGATGGCCAACTCATCCAGTATGGCCAACGCAATCTCGGTGCTGTTGAACAAAGATATTGCCCGGAAGCTCGCTGTGAGCTTTCCGAGCAAGCCGTTCGCTTTGCCCCCTACCGTTACTTGA
- a CDS encoding molybdopterin-binding protein has protein sequence MKFGAVDLKNAAGCVLAHSVELANGRLRKGRVLSDADIDALQAAGASEVIVARLGADDVGEDAAAARLAAAVLGQASGITVTTPFTGRVNLIADGPGVVELDVAALEAVNAVDPMITIATVPPFHQMRPRGMIATIKIISYGVPEAALDKAVVAAGEGALRFAQPDLRTATLIITEIPGGVGDKGRKAIADRLTALNVTLADVVMVPHQPAALSNAVSQSKSDLLLILTGSATSDIDDVAPTALLEAGGTVTRFGMPVDPGNLLFLGELGSRPVIGLPGCARAPALNGADWVLSRVICGIPVTSKDIAGMGVGGLLKEIPTRPQPRRGRSTA, from the coding sequence GTGAAGTTTGGCGCAGTTGATCTGAAGAACGCCGCAGGTTGCGTCCTTGCGCACTCGGTTGAGCTCGCGAACGGGCGCCTGCGTAAAGGGCGGGTACTGTCAGACGCTGATATCGACGCCTTGCAAGCGGCAGGCGCGTCAGAGGTTATTGTGGCGCGGCTTGGTGCAGACGATGTCGGCGAAGATGCCGCCGCGGCCCGCTTGGCTGCGGCTGTCCTGGGGCAGGCGTCTGGCATCACTGTCACCACGCCTTTCACCGGACGGGTCAACCTGATCGCTGACGGCCCCGGCGTGGTCGAACTGGACGTAGCAGCGCTTGAAGCTGTTAACGCCGTTGATCCGATGATTACCATCGCCACGGTGCCGCCATTCCACCAGATGCGCCCGCGCGGCATGATCGCCACGATCAAAATCATATCCTATGGAGTGCCAGAGGCTGCGTTGGACAAAGCAGTTGTCGCTGCGGGCGAGGGCGCTCTGCGCTTTGCGCAACCGGACCTCAGAACCGCTACGCTGATCATCACCGAAATTCCCGGCGGTGTGGGGGACAAGGGGCGTAAAGCTATCGCAGACCGCCTGACTGCACTGAATGTGACGCTGGCCGACGTCGTCATGGTTCCGCATCAGCCTGCGGCGCTAAGCAATGCGGTTTCACAGTCTAAGAGCGATTTGCTGTTGATCCTGACCGGCTCTGCCACTTCCGACATTGATGATGTGGCCCCGACCGCATTGCTCGAGGCAGGCGGCACGGTCACGCGCTTTGGCATGCCTGTTGATCCGGGAAATCTGTTGTTTCTCGGCGAATTGGGCAGTCGCCCTGTGATTGGGTTGCCCGGTTGCGCGCGCGCGCCTGCGCTCAACGGCGCGGATTGGGTGCTCTCCCGTGTGATCTGTGGAATCCCGGTGACCTCGAAAGACATCGCAGGAATGGGGGTGGGCGGATTGCTGAAGGAAATCCCGACACGCCCCCAGCCCAGACGGGGCCGTAGCACGGCCTGA
- the infC gene encoding translation initiation factor IF-3 gives MARRPHNAPPQRDTGPRVNENIRSNEIRLIGADGENVGVVTPARAMVMAEEAGLDLVEISPNANPPVCKIMDFGKFKYETQKREAEARKKQKIIEIKEVKFRPNTDTNDYDVKMRNVFKFLENGDKVKVTLRFRGREMAHQNLGRELLERVAEDTKEHGRVENFPKMEGRQMVMLIGPLPK, from the coding sequence ATCGCTCGCAGACCCCATAATGCGCCGCCGCAACGAGACACCGGCCCGCGCGTCAATGAAAACATCCGTTCAAATGAAATCCGCCTGATTGGCGCCGATGGCGAAAACGTCGGTGTCGTGACACCGGCCCGTGCCATGGTAATGGCAGAAGAAGCCGGTCTGGATCTGGTCGAGATTTCGCCAAATGCCAATCCACCTGTCTGCAAGATCATGGATTTCGGCAAGTTCAAATATGAGACGCAGAAGCGTGAAGCCGAAGCGCGCAAAAAGCAGAAGATCATCGAGATCAAAGAGGTCAAGTTCCGTCCGAACACGGACACGAACGACTATGACGTCAAGATGCGCAATGTATTCAAGTTTCTGGAAAACGGCGACAAGGTGAAAGTGACCCTGCGTTTCCGTGGCCGCGAGATGGCCCACCAGAACCTTGGTCGCGAACTGCTGGAACGTGTTGCCGAAGACACCAAAGAGCATGGCCGCGTTGAAAACTTTCCGAAGATGGAAGGTCGCCAGATGGTGATGCTGATCGGACCGCTGCCAAAGTGA
- a CDS encoding FAD binding domain-containing protein: MYNFDVEMPGTVQDAVKALGREEAQPLSGGQTLIPTLKARLAAPSVLVSLSGIDEMKGVCMSDDGKLCIGGGTVHATVAREAASHYPALAGLAARIGDPAVRNRGTIGGSVANNDPSACYPAGVLGSGATVVTNKREISADDYFQGMFETALDEGEIVTEVKFPIPQAAHYEKMIQPASRFPLVAVFVAKFADGVRVAVTGASNNGVFRWTEAEAALSSNFAADVVAGLSVNADDMISDLHGTGEYRAHLIGVMTKRAVAAIG; this comes from the coding sequence ATGTATAACTTTGATGTAGAAATGCCCGGCACCGTACAAGATGCGGTCAAGGCACTGGGCCGTGAAGAAGCGCAACCCCTGAGCGGGGGGCAAACCCTTATTCCGACGCTCAAGGCGCGGCTGGCCGCCCCTTCGGTGTTGGTGTCGCTCAGCGGCATCGACGAGATGAAGGGCGTGTGCATGTCGGACGATGGCAAGCTGTGCATTGGCGGCGGCACCGTCCATGCAACAGTGGCGCGAGAAGCCGCATCACACTATCCGGCACTTGCGGGCCTCGCGGCACGTATTGGTGATCCGGCGGTGCGCAACCGTGGTACAATTGGTGGCTCTGTGGCCAACAACGACCCTTCAGCCTGTTACCCCGCAGGCGTACTGGGCAGCGGTGCCACGGTAGTTACCAACAAGCGCGAGATATCGGCGGATGACTATTTCCAAGGCATGTTCGAGACGGCCCTCGACGAGGGCGAGATCGTCACCGAGGTAAAGTTCCCGATCCCGCAGGCGGCCCATTACGAGAAAATGATCCAGCCGGCGTCACGCTTCCCGCTTGTTGCAGTGTTTGTCGCAAAGTTTGCCGATGGTGTGCGTGTGGCTGTGACCGGAGCGTCCAACAACGGTGTATTCCGCTGGACCGAGGCCGAGGCTGCCTTGTCGTCCAACTTTGCAGCGGACGTTGTGGCAGGGTTGAGCGTCAATGCGGATGACATGATCAGCGATTTGCATGGTACCGGTGAATACCGCGCCCACTTGATTGGTGTCATGACCAAGCGAGCTGTTGCCGCGATCGGTTAA
- the tkt gene encoding transketolase: protein MDLNALRTANPDHWSKATAIRALTLDAVAAANSGHSGMPMGMADVATVLFEKHLKFDAANPLWPDRDRFILSAGHGSMLIYSLLHLVGDTQFPIEELKNFRQMSARTAGHPENFLADAVEVTTGPLGQGIANSVGFAMAEEIQRATYGAKVVDHHTYVIAGDGCLMEGVSQEAITLAGRHKLSKLIVMWDNNNITIDGPVTLSDHTDQVARFKAAQWHTIEIDGHNPEEIDAALTEARKSDMPTMIACKTHIALGHAAQDTSKGHGALTDPQQLTAAKEAYGWKYGAFEIPKDVKSAWEEIGKRGVAERQAWEERFDKMPRAKRETFNRALALDAPKKLSATIKAFKKQMSEAAPKLATRASSEKVLEVLNPIMPETVGGSADLTGSNNTKTGDLGVFDTDNRAGRYIYWGIREHGMASAMNGMALHGGVRPYGGTFMCFTDYARPAMRLAALSKLPSVFVMTHDSIGLGEDGPTHQPVEHLAISRATPNTYVFRPADTVETAEAWEIALSLKETPSVLSLTRQGLPTVRTEHKNTNMVEKGAYVLADADTKRQVILIASGSEVSTAMAARDLLQAEGIGTRVVSMPCMELFAAQDDAYRKRVLPGGAVRVGVEAGVRMGWDQWLLGERGKFGKAGFVGMDRFGASAPAEELFEKFGITAEGVAQAARDLL, encoded by the coding sequence TTGGATCTCAACGCCCTGCGCACCGCCAATCCCGACCACTGGTCCAAAGCCACCGCCATTCGCGCACTCACGCTCGATGCGGTTGCCGCCGCCAATTCCGGCCACTCCGGTATGCCGATGGGCATGGCAGATGTGGCGACTGTGCTGTTCGAAAAGCATCTGAAATTTGACGCGGCCAACCCGCTTTGGCCCGACCGCGACCGTTTCATCCTGTCAGCCGGTCACGGCTCGATGCTGATCTATTCGCTTTTGCACCTTGTGGGTGACACGCAGTTCCCGATCGAAGAGCTGAAAAACTTCCGCCAGATGAGCGCACGCACGGCGGGCCACCCCGAGAATTTCCTTGCTGACGCGGTCGAAGTGACCACCGGTCCTTTGGGGCAAGGCATCGCCAATTCCGTCGGCTTTGCCATGGCCGAAGAAATCCAGCGCGCAACTTATGGTGCCAAGGTCGTCGACCACCACACCTACGTCATTGCTGGCGACGGCTGTCTGATGGAAGGTGTCAGTCAGGAAGCGATCACGCTTGCCGGACGCCACAAGCTCAGCAAGCTGATCGTGATGTGGGACAACAACAACATCACCATCGACGGCCCCGTCACCCTGTCGGACCACACCGATCAGGTCGCGCGTTTCAAAGCCGCACAGTGGCACACGATTGAAATCGACGGCCACAATCCCGAAGAGATTGACGCGGCCCTGACCGAGGCCCGTAAGTCCGACATGCCAACAATGATCGCATGCAAGACGCATATCGCATTGGGTCACGCCGCGCAGGATACGTCAAAAGGCCACGGTGCCTTAACCGACCCGCAGCAGTTGACCGCCGCAAAAGAGGCCTACGGCTGGAAATACGGTGCTTTCGAAATTCCAAAAGACGTCAAATCTGCATGGGAAGAGATCGGCAAGCGCGGTGTGGCCGAGCGTCAGGCTTGGGAAGAGCGCTTTGACAAGATGCCACGCGCCAAGCGCGAGACATTCAACCGCGCACTGGCACTGGATGCTCCGAAAAAGCTGAGTGCGACAATCAAGGCATTCAAAAAGCAGATGTCAGAGGCCGCGCCCAAGCTGGCAACCCGCGCCTCTTCTGAAAAAGTCCTTGAGGTGCTCAATCCGATCATGCCTGAAACCGTCGGTGGTTCCGCTGATCTGACAGGCTCCAACAACACCAAGACAGGTGATCTGGGTGTTTTTGACACAGACAACCGTGCGGGCCGCTATATCTATTGGGGTATCCGCGAGCACGGCATGGCGAGTGCCATGAACGGTATGGCGCTTCATGGTGGCGTGCGCCCTTATGGCGGTACCTTCATGTGCTTCACAGATTATGCCCGCCCTGCCATGCGCTTGGCCGCGCTAAGCAAGCTGCCGTCTGTTTTTGTGATGACGCACGACAGCATCGGCCTTGGCGAAGACGGCCCTACCCACCAGCCGGTAGAGCATCTGGCCATCAGCCGTGCGACACCGAACACGTATGTATTCCGCCCTGCCGATACTGTTGAAACGGCAGAAGCCTGGGAAATCGCGCTGAGCCTTAAGGAGACGCCCTCTGTGCTGTCGCTGACGCGTCAGGGGCTGCCCACCGTCCGAACAGAGCACAAAAACACCAACATGGTCGAAAAAGGTGCATACGTGTTGGCAGATGCCGACACCAAACGTCAGGTGATTCTGATTGCATCAGGCTCAGAAGTCAGCACAGCGATGGCTGCACGCGATCTTTTGCAGGCCGAAGGGATCGGCACCCGCGTCGTGTCCATGCCTTGTATGGAGCTGTTTGCCGCACAGGACGACGCTTACCGCAAGCGGGTCTTGCCAGGTGGTGCCGTGCGCGTCGGTGTTGAAGCCGGTGTGCGTATGGGCTGGGATCAGTGGTTGCTCGGAGAGCGCGGCAAGTTCGGAAAAGCCGGCTTTGTCGGGATGGACCGGTTCGGTGCCTCTGCCCCTGCCGAAGAACTGTTCGAGAAATTCGGCATTACAGCCGAGGGTGTTGCTCAGGCGGCCCGCGACTTGCTCTGA
- a CDS encoding XdhC family protein, translating into MQLSEQAPEQALAWVEAGKGAALATVIETWGSAPRRVGAQLVIAGDGAMEGSVSGGCVEGAVVLEALEILEQGGTKVLEYGVSDGDAFAVGLACGGTIRILVEPVGEGGMPLQLLRDLVDARKTRTPVAYEVALDGSSRTLVHDGHADQFRMDRSGVSEDGETFIAIHNPPLKLIVVGGVHIAQTLVEMALATGFDPIVVDPREAFGSPARFPQATVVNDWPDEALEAIGVDTRSAVVLLTHDPKLDDPALHIALRSDAFYIGALGSKRTHASRVERLGQAGFDDTQIARIAGPVGLDIGAAGPAEIAVSIMAQMIQTLRRP; encoded by the coding sequence ATGCAGCTAAGCGAACAGGCACCTGAACAAGCGCTGGCGTGGGTCGAGGCAGGGAAAGGGGCTGCCCTGGCCACAGTGATCGAGACATGGGGCTCCGCGCCCCGCCGCGTGGGTGCGCAGCTGGTGATTGCAGGTGACGGCGCAATGGAAGGCTCTGTCTCCGGCGGATGTGTCGAAGGCGCGGTGGTTCTCGAAGCGCTGGAAATTTTGGAGCAGGGCGGCACAAAGGTTCTCGAATACGGTGTCAGCGATGGTGATGCCTTTGCTGTGGGTCTTGCCTGTGGCGGGACGATTCGCATCTTGGTGGAACCGGTGGGTGAGGGCGGTATGCCTTTGCAATTGCTGCGTGATCTGGTGGACGCTCGTAAGACACGCACCCCCGTCGCCTATGAAGTGGCCCTGGACGGATCATCGCGCACGCTGGTGCATGACGGCCATGCGGACCAGTTCCGAATGGACCGATCGGGCGTCAGTGAAGACGGCGAAACCTTTATCGCCATCCACAACCCGCCGCTAAAGTTGATCGTTGTCGGCGGCGTCCACATCGCGCAAACATTGGTGGAAATGGCTTTGGCCACGGGATTTGATCCCATCGTTGTTGACCCGCGCGAGGCGTTCGGGTCGCCCGCCCGTTTCCCGCAAGCGACTGTCGTAAATGATTGGCCGGACGAGGCATTGGAAGCAATCGGCGTGGACACACGCTCCGCCGTAGTGCTTCTGACCCATGATCCGAAACTTGATGATCCTGCATTGCACATCGCCTTGCGCTCTGATGCCTTCTACATCGGCGCATTAGGCAGCAAGCGCACCCATGCGAGCCGGGTCGAGCGATTGGGACAGGCAGGATTTGACGATACACAGATCGCCCGCATTGCGGGGCCTGTTGGGCTAGACATCGGTGCCGCAGGTCCGGCAGAAATAGCGGTCTCCATCATGGCGCAAATGATCCAGACGCTGAGACGGCCGTGA
- a CDS encoding VOC family protein, with product MSTPDFIEIGTDDPARTAAFFEAVMGWCWEDMDGGQGGYFTDGTRKVGMHKESTPCMVPYLSVDDIEASVLRVKTAGGTVMGEIADAPGYGRFATCTDPRGVRFGLHQQS from the coding sequence GTGAGCACGCCGGACTTCATTGAAATCGGCACGGATGATCCGGCCCGCACCGCCGCTTTTTTCGAGGCGGTAATGGGCTGGTGTTGGGAAGACATGGACGGGGGCCAAGGTGGATATTTCACTGACGGAACCCGCAAGGTGGGCATGCATAAAGAGAGTACGCCTTGCATGGTTCCCTATCTGTCAGTCGACGACATTGAAGCTTCGGTACTGCGCGTAAAAACGGCAGGGGGCACTGTAATGGGAGAGATCGCAGATGCCCCGGGCTACGGCCGCTTTGCGACATGCACGGACCCGCGCGGTGTGCGCTTTGGTCTGCATCAGCAAAGCTGA
- a CDS encoding (2Fe-2S)-binding protein: MTQVKMTVNGKEMSGDVEGRTLLAQFLRDDLELTGTHIGCDTSQCGACVVHVNGEAVKACTMFAVEANGAEVATIEGQANADGSLNKIQQAFQDHHGLQCGFCTPGMVMSAAALLKDNPKPSEAEVRHYLDGNICRCTGYHNIVKAIMAASGQDVSAIAAE, from the coding sequence ATGACACAGGTCAAGATGACCGTGAACGGCAAGGAAATGTCAGGCGATGTGGAAGGCCGCACGCTTTTGGCACAATTCTTGCGCGATGATTTGGAGCTGACCGGCACGCACATCGGCTGCGACACAAGCCAATGCGGCGCGTGTGTGGTCCATGTGAACGGTGAGGCGGTGAAGGCTTGCACCATGTTCGCGGTCGAGGCGAATGGCGCAGAGGTTGCAACCATCGAAGGGCAGGCCAATGCGGATGGATCGCTCAACAAGATCCAGCAGGCGTTTCAGGACCATCACGGTCTACAATGCGGTTTCTGCACGCCGGGTATGGTGATGTCTGCCGCAGCGCTCTTGAAAGACAACCCGAAGCCAAGCGAGGCCGAGGTGCGGCACTATCTGGACGGTAACATCTGCCGTTGCACAGGCTATCACAACATCGTCAAGGCAATCATGGCCGCATCCGGTCAGGATGTGTCGGCGATTGCCGCTGAATAA
- a CDS encoding DUF808 domain-containing protein, whose protein sequence is MSGLIALLDDVAAIAKVAASSIDDVIGQAAKAGTKAAGAVIDDAAVTPKYVQGFEASRELPVIWKITKGSLRNKLVFLLPAGLALSAFAPWAIAPLLMLGGAYLCFEGAEKVAHALGWGHGHEDYPNKENVIEDPAHLEEEKAAGAIKTDFILSAEIMTIALAAIPASTFWMEAATLAAVAVMITVAVYGAVAIIVKMDDLGLAMANNGRLGLTRTLGRGLVRGMPGFLKTLTVVGTAAMLWVGGSIIVHGLEELGFSTLGHWIHDAAYAFAHMVPASIEGAAEWGAKAVMDGILGLGIGLVLIPIGEKIVTPIWRAIFSRKPAVRAG, encoded by the coding sequence ATGAGTGGCTTGATTGCTTTGTTGGACGATGTAGCGGCGATTGCCAAAGTGGCGGCGTCATCTATTGACGATGTGATCGGTCAGGCAGCCAAGGCTGGAACCAAGGCGGCAGGGGCCGTGATTGACGATGCCGCGGTAACGCCAAAATACGTGCAAGGGTTTGAGGCCAGCCGCGAATTACCCGTTATCTGGAAAATTACCAAAGGCAGTCTGCGCAACAAGCTGGTGTTCCTGCTGCCCGCAGGTCTGGCGCTATCCGCCTTCGCACCATGGGCCATTGCGCCCCTGCTGATGCTGGGCGGCGCATATCTTTGTTTTGAAGGCGCTGAAAAAGTTGCTCATGCGCTTGGGTGGGGGCACGGCCACGAAGACTATCCGAACAAAGAAAACGTCATCGAAGATCCGGCCCACCTGGAAGAGGAAAAAGCGGCAGGTGCGATCAAGACAGATTTCATTCTGTCAGCCGAGATTATGACGATCGCACTCGCCGCCATTCCTGCGTCAACGTTCTGGATGGAGGCAGCAACGCTGGCCGCGGTCGCAGTCATGATCACCGTCGCTGTCTATGGTGCTGTCGCGATTATCGTAAAAATGGATGATCTGGGTCTGGCGATGGCCAACAATGGGCGTCTGGGCCTGACCCGCACGCTTGGCCGTGGTCTGGTACGCGGCATGCCGGGTTTTCTTAAGACGCTGACCGTTGTGGGGACCGCTGCGATGTTGTGGGTTGGCGGATCAATCATTGTACACGGATTGGAAGAGCTGGGCTTCAGCACACTGGGGCACTGGATACATGACGCTGCATATGCGTTCGCGCATATGGTGCCAGCGTCCATCGAGGGAGCGGCGGAGTGGGGCGCGAAAGCGGTGATGGATGGTATTCTGGGCCTCGGAATAGGTCTGGTTCTGATCCCCATCGGGGAAAAGATCGTTACGCCGATATGGCGGGCCATTTTCTCAAGAAAGCCTGCAGTTCGAGCAGGTTGA